One segment of Colius striatus isolate bColStr4 chromosome 23, bColStr4.1.hap1, whole genome shotgun sequence DNA contains the following:
- the LOC104557258 gene encoding transmembrane protein 45B, translating to MPTSFLGSALRGTFFFLFGLWWSVRYPLKYLRRKAEAQPSNGVQRVEVFEGTVKAFFALAGILAEQFIPTGPHLQLYSPKSHSWTDLTHWHYTTIYLFFLISGIVDIVSQSSLRLPQGLDRLSLALALAIEGLLLCCHDYSDAALDQHLHALLAMAIFAGALCALLEVFIRDHIILETFRTSSFLLQGSWLWQIGFVLSSPWGGAGWDQTDHSNYTFLTMCFCWHYAGALAVLAANSAASRCCNESCQLKFGDIDVELDCGMCIRRGPRSSSGALLPESPSDDK from the exons ATGCCAACAAGCTTCCTGGGCAGTGCCCTCAGGGGcaccttcttcttcctttttggcCTCTGGTGGTCTGTGAGATACCCCCTGAAGTACCTCAGGAGGAAGGCTGAGGCTCAGCCCAGCAATGGGGTTCAGCGTGTGGAAGTCTTCGAAGGGACAGTCAAAGCTTTCTTTGCTCTTGCAG GGATACTGGCTGAGCAGTTCATTCCCACTGGTCCCCACCTGCAGCTGTACAGCCCCAAGAGCCACAGCTGGACAGACCTCACCCACTGGCACTACACCACCATCTacctcttcttcctcatctctgGCATCGTGGACATAGTCTCCCAGTCCTCGCTCAGGCTGCCGCAGGGTTTGGATCGGCTCTCGCTCGCCCTGGCTCTGGCCATCGAAG GTTTGCTCCTCTGTTGCCATGACTACAGTGATGCTGCACTGGACCAACACCTCCATGCCCTGCTGGCCATGGCCATTTTTGCTGGAGCCCTCTGTGCCCTCCTAGAGGTGTTCATCCGAGATCACATCATCCTGGAGACCTTCAGGACCAGCTCCTTCCTTCTGCAGGGCTCCTGGCTCTGGCAG ATTGGGTTTGTGCTGTCCTCACCCTGGGGAGGAGCAGGCTGGGATCAGACTGACCACAGCAACTACACCTTCCTCACCATGTGCTTCTGCTGGCACTATGCAGGGGCTCTCGCTGTCCTGGCAGCAAACTCAGCTGCATCTCGCTG CTGCAATGAATCCTGCCAGCTGAAATTTGGGGACATTGACGTGGAGCTGGACTGTGGCATGTGCATCCGCAGGGGCCCACGCAGCTCCAGCGGTGCCCTGCTGCCAGAGAGCCCCTCAGATGACAAATGA